The Pseudoalteromonas carrageenovora IAM 12662 DNA window TACTCGCGATGATAAGGATGGTTGTTATTTAAGCTCCAGCCACGATAGAGGCTTTCTGCAACAATAATGCGCACCAAAGGGTGCGGTAATGTTAAATTAGATAACGACCATTTTTGCTCCGAGGCAGCAATGCACTCTGGAGCAAGTCCTTCTGGTCCGCCAATAAGTAAACTTACATCGCGGCCATCGAGTTGCCATTTTTCCATACTTTTTGCAAGCTGGTGGGTATCAAGTGGTTTACCTGTCACTTCCAGTGTAACAATCCGATTGCCTTTAGGAATAGCGGCTAAGGTTTTTTCTCCCTCAATGTGTAAAATACGTTTTATATCCGCATTTTTACCGCGTTTGCCTGCCGGAATTTCTATCAGTTCTAGTGCCATATCTCTAGGAAAACGGCGCTGGTATTCTGTAAATCCGGTTTCTACCCATGCTGGCATTTTTGTACCAACAGCAATCATTTGTATTTTCACGTATTACTTCCAAGCTCAATTAAAAAATAGTGGAGTTTAGCCCCACAGTTTTTCTAGATCGTAATAGCTACGTGCTTGGTCTTGCATCACGTGTACAACCACATCACCTAAATCAACAAGCGCCCATTCACCATCGCTTTGGCCTTCATAACCTAGAGGCTCTGCATCTGCATGACGAGCTTCTTTTGCTAAATGATCAGCAATTGATAAAACGTGACGTTTAGAAGTACCAGAACACACAATCATAAAATCTGTGATGTCTGATGATTTGCTTACGTCAATATGAACTATGTCACGTGCTTTCATATCGTCAATTTTATCTAGTGCAAAGGCAAGAAGTTGTTTCGAATCCAAGGTTTTGTCTCAATATTAAATTTAATAGCGCGCATTTTAACACGCTAAGGGGTTTTAATCATCACTTTGATAGAGCTGGTGTTGCCCAATGTAATGACTGACGGAGTTAGGTAATAGTTCATTCTTTTTATTGGTTTTTTTAAGTTGCTCACGAATCACGCTTGAGGCAGCGTCAAACATATCCCCAGGTAAAAAATAAAGTTTACCTGCTGGGGCTTGCTCAAGTGCATGCGCCTTATTTACTTGCGCGTGTTGCATATAGTTTTTAAGATGCTCAGAAGGGTTAACCGTTTGCTCTGGGCGCTCGTAAACAACAATATGGCAAAGCTGTGTTATGGCTTGCCATTCGTACCATTTATCAAGGTTATTAAATGAGTCCATACCAATTAAAAATATGATTGGTGTAGTTGGGTGCTCAGCTCTTATTTCTTGCAAGCTTAATAACGAATACGATGGGCCGCTTCGATTTAGCTCTCTTAAATCAAGTTGAAAAAATGAATAAGGAGCAATTGCCACACTGAGCATATTTATACGGTGCTCGGTGCTAATACCCGGCGCGGTTTTATGCGCAGGCAAAGCACAAGGCATAAAGTACAAGGTATTTAAATTAAATGCTTTTACACATTGCTTGGCCATATTTATGTGGCCTAAATGCACGGGGTCGAAGGTGCCACCAAAAATTGCAATCATTTTAAGTTTCTTAATTTAATGCGTGACAAGGCATAGGAATATCAAGCGGCTGGCAAAATTTAATGCAAATATGAGCAAGCGCTTGGTATGGCGCAATTAAATTACCTTGCTTGTAGCTTGAATCAAACAACGCAAGCTCGCTACTGATATGTTCAAGGGTTTGGATGTTTAATCGGTTTATGGCGTTTTGTACTGGGCCTTGTTGGTTTTTCCAAATTGCTTTTTGCTTAAATAAGTTAGCAATAGGTTCGCCATTTAATAGCCCAAGCTGCACACTCATTAAAGTGTTAAGTTCTTTATTTATAGCCCATAAAATACTCACCACTTCGGTATTATCGCTGGCTAATTTATTAAGTACTTTAATCGCTTGTTTAGCGTGCCCATTTAAAAGAGCATCGCTTAAATCAAAAATATCAAACTTGGCTTGATTAAGCAGGCCTTGCATTACCAGCTGCTGGGTTATTAAAGCGTTACCGTGTAACAGCGAAAGCTTTTCTAGCTCCTGAAAACACGCTAATAAATTGCCCTCAGTAGCGTTAATTAAACTAATCTTTGCATCGTTTTGCATATTAAGAGACAGGCGATTAACTTGATCATCTAACCAGCGTTTTAAATGACTACCAGTAAGCGGATAACAAGGTACAAATACACCGTGTTTATCTAAGGCTTTAAACCATGCACCGCGTTGTACTTCTTGGCTGGCTTTAGCACCTTTGATAATTAATAGTGTGTCGGGATTTATTAGCTCAATAACTTTCTTGAAGGTGTTGCTGCCAACTACGCCAGGCTTTTGTTGGTTTAAATCAAGCTCAATAATAGTGCGTGCACTAAACAAAGACATGCTTTGATATTGAGCTATAATTTCTTGCCAATCAAATCCTTGCATTAAAGTAAACTTAATTACTTCATCAAAGCCTTGGGCTTTAGCAGCGTCTCGAATTTGTTGTACGCATTGCGCTTCTTGAAAGGGCTCTTCGCCAAACACTAAGTAAAAGGGTTTTAAGCCTTTTTTTAATTCACTGGTTAACTGATTAGCGTAACAGCGCATTATAGTTGTGACAGCTCTCTAACAATACGACGGCTTGCTTGGTCACGAATTTCGCTAATAAGAAGTTCAAGTTCTTTTGCTTTAGCTAGTGCGTGATCAGGGTCGTCTTGGTAATTACGATAAAGCTCAAAGCGTTTTTCAATGGCTTTTTCGCCCGGGCGTTTAACGATATAAGTTACGCCATAAGCAAGTTCGTATTCAGCAACCTGACCATTTTGAAACAACGACAGAGTTTGACGTTCAATGCTTTCTTTACGAAGGTAGAGCTGTGCAATATCTTTGGCTGACGGTTTTAGCTCAACATTACTCGCTTTTAACTCATTTTTAAGAGCTGCAAATAAAGTAGATTTTTCGTCATCCCCTTTGAGTGTGAGCGTTTTAAGGTTATCAGGAAGGCTAGAGGCTTTCTTTAAATGAAAGCCACAGCTAGATAACACAAAACACATTAGCACTAAGGCTAATGTGTTTTTAATGGCGTTAAAGCTAACCATTTAGTTAGCTACCACGTTAAGAAGTTTGCCTGGTACGTAAATAATTTTACGAATGGTTGCGCCATCAGTAAATTTAGTTACGTTAGCTTCTGCAAAAGCTAGTGCTTCTACTCGCTCTTGCGTTGCATCTGCTGGCACAGTTAGTTTAGCGCGAAGTTTACCGTTTACTTGTACGATGATGAGTTTTTCATCTTCAACAAGGGCAGACTCGTCAACTTTTGGCCATGCTGCATCTAAAATTTCACCTTCTTTACCAAGCTCTTTCCAAAGCTCATGCGATAAATGCGGCGTAATTGGTGCAAGCATAATAATTAATGCTTCAAGCGCTTCATTGGCAATCGCTACATCTTGGGTGTCGTTTAATGGTGCTTTTAATAACTTATTAGACAGTTCCATAATGGCAGCAATAGCGGTGTTAAACGTTTGACGACGCTCAA harbors:
- the rsfS gene encoding ribosome silencing factor — encoded protein: MDSKQLLAFALDKIDDMKARDIVHIDVSKSSDITDFMIVCSGTSKRHVLSIADHLAKEARHADAEPLGYEGQSDGEWALVDLGDVVVHVMQDQARSYYDLEKLWG
- the holA gene encoding DNA polymerase III subunit delta, translated to MRCYANQLTSELKKGLKPFYLVFGEEPFQEAQCVQQIRDAAKAQGFDEVIKFTLMQGFDWQEIIAQYQSMSLFSARTIIELDLNQQKPGVVGSNTFKKVIELINPDTLLIIKGAKASQEVQRGAWFKALDKHGVFVPCYPLTGSHLKRWLDDQVNRLSLNMQNDAKISLINATEGNLLACFQELEKLSLLHGNALITQQLVMQGLLNQAKFDIFDLSDALLNGHAKQAIKVLNKLASDNTEVVSILWAINKELNTLMSVQLGLLNGEPIANLFKQKAIWKNQQGPVQNAINRLNIQTLEHISSELALFDSSYKQGNLIAPYQALAHICIKFCQPLDIPMPCHALN
- the nadD gene encoding nicotinate-nucleotide adenylyltransferase, which translates into the protein MIAIFGGTFDPVHLGHINMAKQCVKAFNLNTLYFMPCALPAHKTAPGISTEHRINMLSVAIAPYSFFQLDLRELNRSGPSYSLLSLQEIRAEHPTTPIIFLIGMDSFNNLDKWYEWQAITQLCHIVVYERPEQTVNPSEHLKNYMQHAQVNKAHALEQAPAGKLYFLPGDMFDAASSVIREQLKKTNKKNELLPNSVSHYIGQHQLYQSDD
- the rlmH gene encoding 23S rRNA (pseudouridine(1915)-N(3))-methyltransferase RlmH, yielding MKIQMIAVGTKMPAWVETGFTEYQRRFPRDMALELIEIPAGKRGKNADIKRILHIEGEKTLAAIPKGNRIVTLEVTGKPLDTHQLAKSMEKWQLDGRDVSLLIGGPEGLAPECIAASEQKWSLSNLTLPHPLVRIIVAESLYRGWSLNNNHPYHRE
- a CDS encoding LPS-assembly lipoprotein LptE, which encodes MVSFNAIKNTLALVLMCFVLSSCGFHLKKASSLPDNLKTLTLKGDDEKSTLFAALKNELKASNVELKPSAKDIAQLYLRKESIERQTLSLFQNGQVAEYELAYGVTYIVKRPGEKAIEKRFELYRNYQDDPDHALAKAKELELLISEIRDQASRRIVRELSQL